The Alysiella filiformis sequence CGGCTCCTGCTGAATTGAAAAGCAAGAATGGCAAAATTGCGATTGCCGTTTCGGGTGCTTTTGCCGATAAATTGGGTGATGCAACCATGCTGCCCGAAAACGTGCAAGCCGAAGAATTGCTTTTATTGCAACATGATACGGATAAAAACATCGGCATTTATGCGATTCAGGCTGGAGAAGTGGCTGATGGTAAAGCCTATTTGAACAAATTGGCGCAAGCCATCAAAAATGACGCGGCTTTGAAAAACAGCCAAGCGAATTTGACGGAAAATCAATTAACTTACCATTTTAGCCAAACCGATGAAAGTGGCGAAACGGCTTTGAATGAAAGTTGCTTGGTGGCGGTGCAAGATAAGCAGGTTTACAATGTGTGCGCGACCAGTGAAGACGCGGATTTGGCGGCATTGGACGAAATCATCAGCAAAGTACGCATTGAGCCGTAATGGATTTTTTCAGGCAGTCTGAATCGTTTTTTCAGGCTGCCTGAATTGTATTTAGGGAAAAATATGCAACATCATTTCAATGATTTAGATGAAAAGCACATGCGCCGTGCTTTGGAGTTGGCGTGGCAAGGGCGATTTTCCACTTCGCCGAATCCGCGCGTGGGTTGCGTGATTGCACATGGCGAACAAATCGTGGGGCAGGGCTTTCATCTGAAAGCGGGCGAGCCGCATGCCGAAGTTCACGCGATTCGTCAGGCAGGTGCTTGGGCGAAGGGGGCGACCGCTTATGTTACGCTGGAACCTTGCGCCCATTATGGTCGCACGCCGCCTTGTGCCGAAGGTTTGATTCAGGCAGGCGTGAAACGGGTGGTGGCTGCCATGCGCGACCCCAATCCTTTGGTGGCAGGCAAGGGATTGAATATGCTGGAAAATGTGGGCATAGAAACCGCCGTGGGTTTATTGGAACATGAAGCACGTTCATTAAATCGTGGCTTTTTATCAAGAATTGAGCGCAATCGCCCCTTTGTGAAAATGAAAACGGCTGCCAGTTTGGATGGCAAAATCGCCCTGTCAAATGGAAAAAGTCAATGGATTACCAATGACTTATCGCGCCATGATGTGCAAATTTTACGCGCCGAAAGTTGCGCCATACTCACGGGCATTGGCACGGTGCTGGCGGACAATCCGCGTTTGAATGTGCGCGCTTTGCCCACTTTGCGCCAGCCCACGCGCATTGTGTTGGACAGCAGCCTGAAAACCCCCGAAAGCAGCCACATCATTCAAGACCAAAATCCCACTTTTTTGGTAACGTTGAGCGATGATGTGGCAAAATTTGCCGCTTATCCGCACGTCAAAATCATTCGGGCGCAGGCAGATAATGGGCGCATTGATTTGGCTGACTTATTGAAAACATTGGCAGACAATGGCATTGGCGAATTGATGATTGAAGCAGGCAGCACCGTAAACAGCGCGGTTTTGGCAGCAGATTTGGTTGATGAAATCGTGCATTATCAATCGCCTAAAATTTTGGGGGCAGGGGCGCAGAGCCTGTTCAGGCTGCCTGAAAACGAGTGGGCTTTGCAAAATGAGGCTTTGTGGCAAACCGTTTCGGTGCAAACTTTGGGCGATGATGTGAAGTGGGTTTTGCAGAAAAAACACGCTTTTCAGGCTGCCTGAAACGCATTTTGGTGTAGAAATGCAACATTGTTTCAGATAAAAACATTTTAAAAACAAAGATTTTATGCTGCTTGTGATTTTCAGGCAGCATTTTTTGTATTTTTGTGTAAAAATATTTTGCCTAAATAGCCCAATTGCATTAGCATACGCAAACATGAATTTACAAATCCAAAAATTTTGAATTGGATTATTTTTACAAACCACATGACACCGATGTCATTTTACCCACAAATCGGAGAACCAAAATGCTCAAATCCACCAAATTGATGATTGCAGGCTTGTTTGCTGCTTTGGCAATGCCCGTGTTTGCCAACCCATTGGGGCAGGTACAAAAATGGACAGAAGACCGCGTTAAAATTGACGGCACAATCCGCGCACGTTTTGACAGTGTGGAAGTGGAAAAAGCCCGCGCCAATTCACGTCATTTGAATGCCGATTTGTGGTTGTCGGCGCGCTTGTATCAAGACTGGACGGCAAAAATGGAAATTGAGCCACAGTTGAACCTGAAAACAGGCAAAATGAATGGCGACCAAGACATTCCCATGAACAAATTGTTTATTGAAGGCACGGTTTACGACCAAGTGAAATTGCGTGCAGGTAAATTTGGCGCATTTTCTTCCTATGGTCGCGTGTTGGACAATGAAGTAACAGGTGGCGAATTGTCGTTCAACTATGGCGGCTTGCCCACCAAAGTTACCGTGGGTCGCGTAACAAAAATCTTTAATGACAATGGCTTGGGTGTGGGCGTTCATCGCAATGCGATTGCGGCGGTGCAAAGCAAATACGCGCTCACGCCACGCACCAATTTGGGCGCAACCCTAACCTACGTTAAAAACACCGAAACCCCAACAGGCAAAAAAGACGCTTGGTTTGGCGAAGTGGGCGCAGACACCCAATTTGCCCCCGATTTAAGCGCAATGGCGGCATACAGCGTGTCCAATTTAGACGATGTACGCAATGTGGCAGGCAAAAAAGTGTCCAATCATGGCGTGTTTGCGGGCGTGAAATACAAAAATGCGGATTGGGGCAAAGCGCAATCGTATGATGTGTTTATGAATGTGCGTCATGTGGGTGCGATGTCGGGCGTGTCTTCGGTGGAAGATTACAGCAAAAATGTGCAAGGCATTCAAATTGGTGCCAACTATGTGCCATACAAAAATGTGAAATTGAATGCTTTCTATTTGCATGGCAAGGAAGTGGATAATTTTGCAGGTGCCAAAAAGCAAAAAATCAATGTATTCCGCGCACAGGCTGAATATAAATTTTAAATTTTATCAAAAACTTGTGATTTTTGCTGACGATTTTTCATCAAATCGCTTGCCAAAAATGAAAAAGATGAGCATAATAGCAACTTCTTTGCCGGTGTAGCTCAGTTGGTAGAGCACCTGACTTGTAATCAGGGGGTCGCGAGTTCGATTCCTGCCGCCGGCACCAGTTTTAAAACCCAGTTCTTCGGAGCTGGGTTTTTATTTTGATACTGTAACAAAAAAACGAAACGAGTTGCCGAAAAATGTATATCGGCAACTCGTTTTTTCATGTTTGGGGTTGCAACAAATCACGTATCAATAATTGCTCCAAAGGCATATTTAGTGCGTCTGAAATTTTACCCATGATGTCAATGGATACAGCGCGACTGCCATTTTCAATTTCACAAATATAGGTTTTGCTGATACCTGCATTTAATGCAAGTTCTTCTTGTGAAATTTCATTCAGTCGGCGTATTTGTCGGACATTTTGGGCAAAAATCAGTCTGTATGGGTGTGGGGTGTTTAATTTTTCCATACTTAACAGTATTAAAAAATTAAAAGGGAAGAACAATCCACTAAAATCAAAATAAATTCAATTATGGTTGAATTTATTTTTAAATTTAGGTAGAATGATTTTGCCTGTTAAGGGTAAGTCCTTTTTAAACTTTGAACAAATTTTAGGAGATGACTATGTCTGAAAATTCAACTTCAAATAAAGTGGGTGTCGGTGCTGGTGCGGCAACTGCTGCTGGTATTGGTTATGCGGCTACTGGTTTGAGTGCTCCTGCTTTGACGGGTGGTTTGGCAGCAGTTGGTTCAGTAGTGGGCGGCGGCATGGCAGCAGGTTTGTTGGTAACTGCTGCTGCACCGATTGCGGTAGGTCTGGTTGTTGCTAAATTATTTGATGTATTTAGTGATTAAATGATTGATTAAAAAATGGAAGCACCCAAAATTAATTTTTGGGTGCTTTTTCTTATTGCTAATAATGCTAAAAACTGTCGCAGAAACCACTTTTAATATGTTAGGGCAGATTTTATATCCGCTTATTTTAAATTTATTGATAAATATGAAAATGTTTCTAAATAAATGGGGTAGATATAAAATCATGCTCTATGAAACATGGTTTTGCAAGGGTTTCAGGCTGCCTGAACGCGGAGATTTGCGTTAAAATGCGCTTTATTTTTGGATTGTGAAAAATCATTTGAAAGGAAAAACATGACTCAATCTGTGATTATCGTTGTGGGCAAAGACCGCGTGGGCATTGTGTATGAAGTGGCAAAACTGTTGGCGGAAAACCAAATCAACATCGTCAATATCAGCCAGCAACTGATGAACGATTTTTTTACCATGATTATTTTGGTGGACACGGAAAAATGCCCCAAGTCGCGCCAAGAAATGCTGGACATTTTTGCGGCAGAAAGTGAACGCTTGCAGTTGGACATCAGAATGCAAAACGAGCAAATTTTCAACGCCATGCACCGCATTTGATGGGTGGCGTTTCAGCCAGCCTGAAAAAGGATAACATCATGACAACACAACAACTTTTAAGCCAACTGCGCCAAATTGTGGGCGAGCGCGATGTTTTAACCGACCCCAAGCACACCCAAGCCTACCGCGAAGGCTACCGTTTTGGTAAAGGCGCGGCTTTGGCGGTGGTGCGACCTGCCACGTTGTTGCAGCAATGGCAAGCCTTGCAAGCGTGTGTGGCGGCAAATGTGATTGTGATTTTTCAGGCAGCCAACACGGGTTTAACAGGCGGCTCTACCCCCAATGGCAACGATTACGACCGCGATGTGGTCATCATCAACACCATGAAAATCAAATCGATTCAACTGATTAACAACAACGAACAAGTGGTTTGCTTGGCAGGTGCCACGCTCAATGAACTGGAATTGCTGCTCAAGCCTTTGGGGCGCGAGCCGCATTCGGTCATTGGTTCGTCTTGCATTGGCGCGTCTGTGATTGGTGGGGTGTGCAACAATTCGGGTGGCGCGTTGGTGCAGCGCGGACCCGCCTATACGGAAATGGCGTTGTACGCGCAAATCAACGCGCAGGGCGAGTTGGAATTGGTCAATCATTTGGGCATTGATTTGGGCGACACGCCAGAAGAAATTTTAACGAATTTACAAGGACATCACTATCAACGCAAAGACATTCAGGCAGGCGGCAAAGGACACGACCACGCCTATTGCCACCATGTGCGCGATGTGAATGCGAACACGCCAGCGCGTTTCAATGCCGACCCTGCGCGTCATCATGAAGTTTCAGGCAGCGCGGGCAAATTGGCGGTGTTTGCCGTGCGTTTGGACACTTTTGTGGCAGAAAAAAACACGGCGGTTTTTTACCTTGGCACCAACGACACGGCGGTTTTGACGCAACTTCGCCGCGATATGTTGAGTCAATTCAAGAGTTTGCCGATTTTGGGCGAATACATTCATCGTGATGCTTTTGATATGGCTTTGCAATATGGTAAAGACATGTTTTACATCATCAAACACGCAGGCACGGCAAATTTGCCCAAAATGTTTGATTTAAAAGCCAAAGCCGACCGTTTCGCACAACAAATGCCCGTGTTGCCACCGCATTTTTCCGACCGAGCTTTGCAATTTGTGTCGCAATATCTGCCGCAACATTTGCCGCAAAAATTATTGGATTATCGCCAGCAGTTTGAACATCATCTCATCATCAAAATGGGTGGCGATGGCGTGAACGAGGCGCGTGAATATTTGCAAAAACTGTTTTCAGGCAGCCAAAATGGGGCGTTTTTTGAATGTACGCCCGATGAGGCGCAGGCTGCCATGTTGCACCGATTTGCGGTGGCGAGCGCGGCGGTGCGTTACCGAGCCGTCCACCCCGATGAAGTGGAAGAAATTTTGGCTTTGGACATTGCCTTGCGCCGCAACGATGAAAATTGGTTTGAAACGCTGCCTGAACACATTGCCAATAAAATCAGTCATAAATTGTATTATGGGCATTTTTTCTGCCACGTTTTCCACCAAGATTACATTGTGAAAAAGGGCAACGATTGGTTGGCTTTGGAACACGAAATGTTGGCATTGCTGGACGCGCGTGGCGCACAATATCCTGCCGAGCACAATGTGGGGCATTTGTACGCAGCCAAGCCCGAATTGAAGGCGTTTTACCGCAAACTTGACCCGACCAACAGTTTTAATGTGGGGATTGGGCATACGTCTAAAAAGAAAAATTGGCAGTAAAATCAAGTTTCAGGCTGAGACCTTTGCAAAACTCCTAAAATTTGATTTTTTAAAATTTCAATATATTGAATTTTAATAAATTTATTTTTCAAAAAAGTTCAAAAAATAGGGTTTTGCAAAGGTTTCAGGCTGCCTGAAAATCATTTTAAATAAGGAAAACAAAAGATGAAAATCATCAAATTATTGATTTTATCTACCGCATTATCTGCTTGTGCGACAACATCGCCTACCGAACATTATGATTGTACAGGCTTAACAGGATTGGAAGTTTTGCGATTCAGTAAAAAAAGCCATTTATTTTTAAAGCATGACGCTCAATTTTATGAGCGTTATTCTATGGCAACGGCTTCTGCACCTCGAATGGTTTTGGTGCAAGCGTGTCGCAGTGTGAATAATGATGAAAATATGACCACACGGATTAATATGTACAGCGATTTATGGAGCAGGGTAAGATATTGTACCCAATCTGTTTCAGACAGCCTGAAAACATACGATACATTCTTAAATTGGGCAAAACAACCCGTAACACAAAGACAAAAGACTTTATCACAAGCTAATCAACAATTGGCACTTGTAACACAATGCACCTCATCTACCGTACCTAAATCAGAGCCTGCATGGTATGTGGATATTGAGCAGTTTACCCAAGAACCTTTGTTGGTTTCCAATGCTAGAGACCCGAGATTACATGGTGCGTTCAGCAATGATACAGTGGCATTTACAGTAGAAGATATTCAACAATTGCGTAACAAAATTTTTCAATATGGAGAACAAAAATGAAATTGGCTCAAAAATTCATGATTGGTTTATCGTGTTTGGGGTTGAGTGCTTGCATGATGGGTGGAGGATACATGACTTCACGGCTGCTGCATAAAAATTCAACAATTACGTTTCCCAGTTTTAAAGATACCATCTTGCATGAGCAAGAACGGGCTTTGCTGCAAGATTATATTGGTGATTATCAGGTGGAGAAGTCTTGGGGCAATAATGTGGATAATATCGCTTTGGCTCAAATCAGGTTTGATAACAATAAAGTCAGTTTATCGGTTTACCCCAAAGATTGGACTGTACCGCGTTTTAAAATGGAATTTACAATGTGTATTGTCGTTACTTCTGATGACAAATACATCAGGTTGAAAAAAGTGAAGCAGCACTTAAAATGCAATGGTAAAACATCTGATGGTTTTGGAACATCTATGGAAATTGCCAAACCTGGCGCGGAAAGTACAGGTTTTTCACCTAATCTTGAAATGTTTACGTCCATTTTGGTTGATGGCAGACAAGTGCCAATTAATCAATTTGAGTATGCTTTATCTTATCAAGGTTGGCATGATTCACCTACACCATTATTGGGTTTGAAGAAAATCAAATAATCAATACTTTTCAGGCTGCTTTTTTTCAGTACATAACAAAGAAGCAGCCTGAAAACCCGAATCTTATTTCAAGGAAACCCCATGAACAATCTCCACACCAACGAAATCCTAGAAACCATCAATATGGTTGCCGAGCAAAATTTTGATGTGCGCACCATTACCATCGGCATTGATTTGCACGATTGCATACACCCCGACATCAACATCTTAAATCAAAATATTTACAACAAAATCACGCGCATTGGCAAAGATTTGGTCAAAACCGCGCAATATTTGTCTGCCAAATACGGTGTGCCGATTGTGAATCAGCGCATTTCCGTTACGCCCATCGCGCAAATCGCGGCAGCCACAGGTGCAAACAGCTATGTTGCCATCGCTCAAACCCTTGATAAGGCAGCGAAAGACATCGGTGTGTCGTTTATTGGCGGCTTTTCCGCGCTGGTGCAAAAAGGCATGTCGCCAGCCGATGAAACGCTGATTCGCAGTATTCCCGAAGCCATGAAAACCACCGATATTGTGTGTTCGTCCATCAACATCGGCTCAACCCGCGCTGGCATCAATATGGACGCGGTCAAATTGGCAGGCGAAATCATCAAAGAAACGGCAAACATCACGCCCGAAGGTTTCGGTTGTGCCAAAATCGTGGTGTTTTGCAATGCGGTGGAAGACAATCCATTTATGGCAGGCGCATTTCACGGTTCGGGCGAGGCGGACGCGATTATCAATGTGGGCGTGTCGGGACCGGGTGTGGTTCAGGCAGCCTTGCAGGGTTGCGACAGCCACGATTTGACCGAAATTGCCGAAATCGTGAAAAAAACCGCTTTTAAAATCACGCGCGTGGGCGAATTGATTGGGCAAGAAGCGGCGAAAATGCTGGGCATTCCGTTTGGCATTTTGGATTTGTCGCTTGCACCGACGCCTGCGGTGGGCGACAGCGTGGCGCGGATTTTGGAAAGCATGGGCTTGTCGGTGTGCGGCACACATGGCACGACTGCGGCTTTGGCTTTGCTCAATGACGCGGTGAAAAAAGGCGGCATGATGGCAAGCAGCGCGGTGGGCGGTTTGAGTGGCGCGTTCATTCCCGTGTCGGAAGACGAGGGCATGATTGCGGCAGCCGAAAGTGGAGTTTTGACTTTGGATAAATTGGAAGCGATGACAGCCGTGTGTTCGGTGGGTTTGGACATGATTGCGGTGGCAGGCAAAACCAGCGCGGCAACCATTTCAGGGATTATTGCCGATGAAGCCGCCATTGGCATGATTAACAGCAAAACGACTGCGGTGCGGATTATCCCCGTAA is a genomic window containing:
- the ribD gene encoding bifunctional diaminohydroxyphosphoribosylaminopyrimidine deaminase/5-amino-6-(5-phosphoribosylamino)uracil reductase RibD, with protein sequence MQHHFNDLDEKHMRRALELAWQGRFSTSPNPRVGCVIAHGEQIVGQGFHLKAGEPHAEVHAIRQAGAWAKGATAYVTLEPCAHYGRTPPCAEGLIQAGVKRVVAAMRDPNPLVAGKGLNMLENVGIETAVGLLEHEARSLNRGFLSRIERNRPFVKMKTAASLDGKIALSNGKSQWITNDLSRHDVQILRAESCAILTGIGTVLADNPRLNVRALPTLRQPTRIVLDSSLKTPESSHIIQDQNPTFLVTLSDDVAKFAAYPHVKIIRAQADNGRIDLADLLKTLADNGIGELMIEAGSTVNSAVLAADLVDEIVHYQSPKILGAGAQSLFRLPENEWALQNEALWQTVSVQTLGDDVKWVLQKKHAFQAA
- a CDS encoding helix-turn-helix domain-containing protein produces the protein MEKLNTPHPYRLIFAQNVRQIRRLNEISQEELALNAGISKTYICEIENGSRAVSIDIMGKISDALNMPLEQLLIRDLLQPQT
- a CDS encoding ACT domain-containing protein, translated to MTQSVIIVVGKDRVGIVYEVAKLLAENQINIVNISQQLMNDFFTMIILVDTEKCPKSRQEMLDIFAAESERLQLDIRMQNEQIFNAMHRI
- the dld gene encoding D-lactate dehydrogenase, whose amino-acid sequence is MTTQQLLSQLRQIVGERDVLTDPKHTQAYREGYRFGKGAALAVVRPATLLQQWQALQACVAANVIVIFQAANTGLTGGSTPNGNDYDRDVVIINTMKIKSIQLINNNEQVVCLAGATLNELELLLKPLGREPHSVIGSSCIGASVIGGVCNNSGGALVQRGPAYTEMALYAQINAQGELELVNHLGIDLGDTPEEILTNLQGHHYQRKDIQAGGKGHDHAYCHHVRDVNANTPARFNADPARHHEVSGSAGKLAVFAVRLDTFVAEKNTAVFYLGTNDTAVLTQLRRDMLSQFKSLPILGEYIHRDAFDMALQYGKDMFYIIKHAGTANLPKMFDLKAKADRFAQQMPVLPPHFSDRALQFVSQYLPQHLPQKLLDYRQQFEHHLIIKMGGDGVNEAREYLQKLFSGSQNGAFFECTPDEAQAAMLHRFAVASAAVRYRAVHPDEVEEILALDIALRRNDENWFETLPEHIANKISHKLYYGHFFCHVFHQDYIVKKGNDWLALEHEMLALLDARGAQYPAEHNVGHLYAAKPELKAFYRKLDPTNSFNVGIGHTSKKKNWQ
- a CDS encoding PFL family protein; its protein translation is MNNLHTNEILETINMVAEQNFDVRTITIGIDLHDCIHPDINILNQNIYNKITRIGKDLVKTAQYLSAKYGVPIVNQRISVTPIAQIAAATGANSYVAIAQTLDKAAKDIGVSFIGGFSALVQKGMSPADETLIRSIPEAMKTTDIVCSSINIGSTRAGINMDAVKLAGEIIKETANITPEGFGCAKIVVFCNAVEDNPFMAGAFHGSGEADAIINVGVSGPGVVQAALQGCDSHDLTEIAEIVKKTAFKITRVGELIGQEAAKMLGIPFGILDLSLAPTPAVGDSVARILESMGLSVCGTHGTTAALALLNDAVKKGGMMASSAVGGLSGAFIPVSEDEGMIAAAESGVLTLDKLEAMTAVCSVGLDMIAVAGKTSAATISGIIADEAAIGMINSKTTAVRIIPVTGKDVGESVEFGGLLGYAPIMPVKEGSCEVFVNRGGRIPAPVQSMKN